The Moorena producens PAL-8-15-08-1 genomic interval TCGAAAAGTTCGTAATACCTATGGGATTGAATTACCTTACACGGTAAAGCTTGGTCGCCGAGTAATTATTGAGCATCAAAGTGGGATTGTGATTCATGGCGATTGCACTATTGGTGATGATACTATCCTCCGTCAAGGGGTAACTTTGGGAAATCGTTATTTAGACCGCCCTTTGGATGCCCCCATTTTAGGAAAAAGTGTCAATGTTGGTGCTGGTGCTAAGATTTTTGGCAAGGTTACTATCGGTAATGGGGCAAATATTGGTGCTAATGCTGTAGTTTTATCTGATGTACCTGCTGGGGCTACAGTAGTCGGAATTCCTGCTA includes:
- a CDS encoding serine O-acetyltransferase, encoding MVMPTDLTANYTQPKTDKLGLWQQIKEDWKAHGCDWTKPGFRAVAVQRFGVWRMNIQPKLLRAPFSILYRALYRKVRNTYGIELPYTVKLGRRVIIEHQSGIVIHGDCTIGDDTILRQGVTLGNRYLDRPLDAPILGKSVNVGAGAKIFGKVTIGNGANIGANAVVLSDVPAGATVVGIPAKVIKVRSLDGNGSS